GTATCAGTTATTTACTTGTTTCTTGTAAAAACTGGAGAAGCTTtagaaaaaaagctttgattGTGAAACTCCTTTAGTCAGACCCAATCCAGATTTCAAAGCAGCAAAGCACACCTAACCACCAAACATTGATATACAGTAATTTGACAGTATCGTTGATGTACTTTTTCTTGAAATCCTGCGCTGGTTTTACACCAGATggcatgacacacacacacacacacatcttccAAAACCATCCACTTTTCACTTGTTCCTAGGATATTTTCCCTGAGGAACATCGAGAGAGCTTCTGCATGATGTGGCAGgcctttgtgttgtttttgccttaaaattttctcaagCGTGGCATATTTTCCCAGTATCAATCAAGATCACAAACATTAAATGAGGCATGTTCAATCTACAATGCTTTAGCAACTTTTTTCTGGGTTCTTAATGATTTCCTGGTTGATTCATCAATGAACACTTAGTCTGGCTTGCATCTGGGGAGGTTCTCCACTCTTTCAAGTTTTCTCCTTTATCGATTATGGTGCTTGCTGTGGTTAAGCATTAGAAATAGCTTTGTGACGCTTTCCAGAGTGATATAtcaataaaagatttttgttcATCCTTCTTTTTGTATTCTAATCTTGTCAAGAAGTGTCGctttttgagatgttttagCCTACTTCGTGTTGAATTAGAAGTTATGTTTAGATGATTGGAAATCAAGCCAAAAAAATTGGCTAATCACtgttaattaataaattacaaagagagcaattatttttttaccacgTAGGGTCAGGATTGTTTGGAAAGCTTTTTccccttaataaatgaaatcctcattttaaaactgtgttttgtatttatccTGTCTGATATGTTTGATAATCCAAAACTATCAATTTTGACCAGAAAAATCATAAACAGAAGAAACCTAGGAGGGTTTGGGGGGAGGGaggtattttttccacagtgttATGCTTGGCATATTTTCTagtcttttgttttgaatagcATCCAAGAAAAAATATGCTGCTATGTCACTTCATCTAttgaattattgtaattaattgtaattattgtaattaatgtaattaaattaaaagttggaTTTCCTAATTTTTCACTGTGAGACATGCagttacaataataataaaaaaaatcgtcttaatgctttcttttttcttctcttcaaaTAATTACAGAGGGGGTTGTAATTACAAATTcagtatttataataaaaaatgaggaggaaatgatgtaaaattattGCAAAGCTAATACAGTAACAGCAGCAGTTAATCTCAGAAAACCTTGTCAAACATAGATAGCTATCTGAAACAAgtgcaggtgttttttttttatcctctgaATTTGATTTTCCTTATGCACAAGAAATATGCTTAACCCCCAGTTGCTCATTATATTGTTCCCATGTGCCCATGTAAAAGGTACATATCCCACATAGGGCATGTACATTCAGTTAACTTTGTCTGCATTAGTGTTAGCCAAGAGAGATGTGATTTCAAAGCCTTCATGTGGATGCACAGACGATTTGCATTGGTAATGATGAGCACACGGAACTGTGACAGACCATATGCAGCACTCCAGCTCTATTTCAGGGAGCCCTTCAGCCAAATCAACACCCACCATGTGCTCTGGGCTGCCCCCATTGCTGGAAACCAAGGCTCGGCAAGCAAGCGGCAGCATTTGTGAAGTGCCACTGACAGCCAAGCTTCCTCTCCTGGGAGGGAAAGCTGATCAAAGTTAGGAGTGTGGTCGGAAAGAAGCAGCATTGAGGCATGTCATGCACGGTCACGACAGCCGTGCACAGCTGGATGGGAGCAGTGTGTGCACCGCGAAGTCGGAAACTAGATCCATTCTTACTCCCACAACCTACCGGCTGCAGAGATGGAGAAGCCTGATGAAGTGCTGTGTGGGGCGACAGCAGAGTATCCTGGAGAAGCAATCAATTGTGTAAATAATGCTCCATAGAGGGATTCAACCCAATTTTAAACAGCTATGTGAATCTGAGCATTGCTTCCCAGGTTGAACCTCCATTCATCCATGTCACCCTTTGCCCTAGTTATAGATGAGTTATACCATGGagcagtttgttttcacacatctTCCTCCTACACTGTATCTCCATTTAGTGTCTCCTAGAAAAGTTTCAAAGCCAGAAAATTATCAGTACAGTTTAACCCTCTGTGCTGATAGAAACATAGAGGTTTCAGAGATGAGGACTACTATAAAACCATAACTGCAATCCCTGTTAATACCTTTGATCCTGGGCACAATGTAGGCTGAACAAagacatggaaaataaataaatatgagctTTACAGAGTAACTTTGATTCAGTGTGTAATCCATCCTAGAATAATGCTTGGAGCCATGCTGGTGCTGGTGACCTTGATTTCCTCTCTCTGCTGACATCTcagtggaaattaaaataacaataatgttTTCCTCGGGGCAAGATTTGATGTATACTAAATCATTCCAGGATTTAGTCGTTCCCCCCACACCCCACTTGTTTGTTCAAACAGAGCACGCAGAGATTATATCCGAGTAGGCATAAATATAGTATTTAATGACAATATGAAGAGGAATAGTGTATCGCTAGGTCTAAACAATTCCAGCTTTGCCTGAGGAGCAGCACTAAATGAGATTTATCACAGCAATTCACACCTTACTCTGATAGAAAGAGCTACTTGATGCGGGTTTTAGCTGTAAGGCttaaggtaaaagaaaaaacgaaaaattaagaaaactcGTGTGTGGTCAGTGCATGTTTTGGTAATTGCATGTTCTCATCAGACACCAGTAATGGTCTATTTCTTCTGTACTAATCAAAGGTGTTGTGCCATgactttttaaatcacaaaatataGATGAAAAAGAATGGAAAGACTAGgcaaatctaaaatattatcAATTTGAATGATGAGAAATAGATctacaagaaaatgtaaattcatttttaaaaatcatctggttctgatgatgatagaaaaacattgtaatttgagatgtttctctctttttcactGATCAAAATAGAAAAGTAATTATCTATTTTGATTTAGTGAAACTAAATCAAAGTAAATCATTTACtgttgaaattaaaaaagaaaagtacaagcaaataataattgaaaaaaacaaaaacaaacaagaaactgTTATTTTTCCCCCTCAAAAAAACAGGCACCAAAATCCTAACCATTGAATACTGTGAAAGTGGGTGGTATTGCTTTTTCTGAgaataatgtgttttgttttaatcttatGTGTGCCCCAATATCTGAAAGCCTCATGTATGGAGAGTGACATCATGggataaatatataaaaaatgtgagCTGAGGTGTAAAGGTTTTTCTTTGTCAGAGATTTCATGCctttataattttaaatgtaaaaagtaaattaaattactaCTGAACCACCTCAGTTTAagtctaacaaaaaaaaagaaagaaattcaagTAACAACTTGgtaatgtttgtatttcataACCGGTTTCTGATGACAACTTTAGTTACCAAAACAAGCAGGCAGAATATATacaagagaaagagaaaggaggaaaacagagtaaaagtttaaagtataGATCAAATGAAgacaattttaattttgatgataaaAGGAATTTCTTACCAACTGTAAACTTCATGAAAAAGGCAtcacaaatcaaaaatcaaagtCGGAAAAATGCTACTCTACTGGTAATAAAGTCCACCTATGCAGCATTTAACAAGACTATAGTACCCGGTGTCTTAGACTGGGAAAATTCACCTGACTGGGAGGACTGGTGAAGACTGCTGGCAGAGATCGTGCAACGCTTTCTGCAAATATTCCCATTGTGTTCCCACCCACTCTGCTTCTATTCTCCTCCCTGCGTATGACACATCGCACTCGTGGACATCACAAAAActagaagaaaatacaaaaagtcaaaacaattaCCTCAGAAAGTCAGATAACAGCCATGAGGACAGAGCCGTCATGCTCCCctcattttccttttcctctcttcctcctcgcTCCAAGCGGAGACTCCCctctctcttcctttcttttgtGCGTTAACTACCCAACTTTACATTCATTCCCTTCACTTGCttcaggaaattatttttttttgtgctaccCGCACGCACCCATTTTCCTCCAAGAAGTCATCAATTAAACTCTCCCTTCTTGCTTGTCATTCGCAAACAACTTAACAACACCATGATTATATATTTCAACAATAAACTTCAACCGTCGCTTTCCATTTTTTGAAGATTTCCTGCAACCCAATAAGTTGTTTTTGCTGGATGTGTTACGCGAGTATCAATAATATCAAACAAAATTGCGGGTGAAATAGGACTCCGTGCCGATACAATGTAGCGGTTCACCATTGGATGGAGATGACAACAAACTGCCACAAACCTCCTTTCTCACGGAAATACGTCACGTTCAGAGGCAAGTGGATTATCTTGTACGCTTGGTTTGTCTCCCCTTACTCGCTCAGAAGGGCGGCTAAGAGCTTTTTCGCCATAAAATCTCGATGTTTTCCTTATAGCAAGTGGATGCCGTGTTAGATGAATTGCCCAGCAGAAAGGATACGGCAGCGGGTCTACCATATTGTGTGTGGCAAGTTTGCCTTGGGAGCTGCTGCAGGTTTgattgaaaatgttgatttccGTGCACCCATGGTATTTTAGGCTATATTAAGAATAAtatatggcaaaaataaaaaataaaaatcacaagcCTTAAAAAGACTCTTGGAACTAAATTAGTCTCGTACAGTTTGaatgtttcaataaaattgCAACTCGCAACATGAGGGCGAAGTTGACATACTATCCGGACTTTCAACTGACTTTTACTGCTACTGCTAACAATTCATGATTTTAAGCAGGTgaggaaaaataattacaaataattATAGTAAAACAAATACCACTGTGTAATCCATGCAGATAAGATtatgaaacatattttgattttggctgtttttgttttatccttttaaGTAATTTCCGTGCGACGCCCATGATAAAAACACACGCACTCCTTCGAAGTGCAACAGATTTAGACGCTGTGTGCTACTGTCATCTTGTGGTTGAATATTAAAACTACACTGGAAGAGCAGTACATCGTACAGTAGGGGGGGCCATAACTCATGGCTTTCAGTGTCTAGCTCGAGgtggggtgtgtgcgtgtgtgtgtgtgtgtgtgtgtgtgtctaccCCTTTTCAGCCTGGTACGAATGAAACACAGGCTGCTTTCAGCAGCCCCTTGCAGTTTACACGAGCCAAAGTTATCCCGGAATAAGGACAGCACGCATGTGCCGTCAACCCGGATGCAGATATCTCTGTGTCTGTGTTGTCAAATTCTGCAACATTGTTACAGAATTAGTAACAAATGTGCATTCTAACACGCGCTGAACAAAGCCGTGCCGTTCCGAACCGACGGAAATCGGGTCAATGAGCCGTGACGTAACACCAGATTGACAGCACCATAACTATATGTTATCGAAGAGCTGCACTTTTAATTTGAGGTGAGAGAGCAAAAGTGGTTACTGTGTAGGCACACACGGTGGGAATAACCAACTTTACCAATGATACCGTTATATATCAGTGATTCCGGCGttgttaaaagttaaaacaggAGCATCTCCTGTGTTGCAGAATACGTCCCATTATAACTTAGCATTATGGACTTCCGCGCCAGGAGGTACGAAAGAGGCAGCAACTGGACAGATCCAGAGATcgtggagctgctgcagctctggtCCGACGAGTCCGTGCAGATCGAGCTGGAGAGCTCCCTGCGCAACCAGCGCGTGTTTGACCGCATCGCACACATCTTGCGCGAAAAGGGCATCTACCGCTCGGGCGACCAATGCAGGGAGAAGATTAAGAAGATGAAGCTGGAATATAGGCGTATCAAAGACAACCACAAGATGAGGACTTGGAAGTTCTATGACGTGATGGACAGAGTGCTGGCGAGCCGTCCGGCGGTCAGCTACTCCTCTTTGGGGGGAGCCGTGGTAGCTCAGCAGGTGTTCCAGGGCTCATGCGGGTCTGAGGCATATCTGCAGGGAGTTCCAGTTGGGTCGTTTGGCCCTTCATCCTCAGGTGGATTTTTGTTCGGCCAGCCACCTAAAGCTGAAGATCCCCTGGACATAAAGTGTGAGGATGCTGAGGGGAACATCCTGAATTCAGGGGTGGCACCACCTGAGATGTACTATGGCTCAGGGGATGACCAGGAGACAGATGGGCAGTCTCTACTGGACGCAGAGGACACATTGGGTCAACCTGAAACCTCACCTAATACAAGAATCTCACCCTCAGGCAAATAAAACCAATATTATCTCCACTGTTAAAAATAAGCATGTTACAAATGTGGACCAATAATGTTAGCATTCCTTGTAAGGCTATGCAAAacaccttaaaataaatgtatctctTATTGAAGTAGCATGCTctcacacaaacatttaaagcatCAATAGTGTTATGAAAAAATACTTcggtaaaattaatttaaattctaaACCAAATAGGCTATATGTTTTTCTCAATCTTTGTGGCAGAAAGTGTCAACAAGTGTTTGTGATATCTGGTAACATCACTGTGTGCATTCAAGCATGGTCAGCTTGTTTAATGATCATAATAActcttaaagctgcaataaaatgttcatctattttttagtttttatattattataaaaactaaatttttataatattcaaatattataatattttttataatattttataatattaaactaaatataataattttttacaaaatttattatatttagttatattttttcatgtatGTGCTAGAAAGtcattttatatgtttatattttcaggTTTTAGGGACATGAATGCTTCTGCTACATCTGCCACTCACATTGGTCCTGTGATGCAAGAAACATCTGAGCAGCCCAGCAGTGAGACTCCTCACGGGTCAACCTCTGTGAAACAAAGGAAGCGTAGGCGGGGTGGCAGGGCGTCATGTGGCAGATCAGGTGGTAGGGAGAGCCTTGACAAAGCTCTGGTCAGCTTCCTAAGCTGGCAGCAGTCTGCAGAGGAGCGTCTTCTCTCCCTGGAAGAGGCCCGGCTGGAGAGAGAGTTCCAGGCTGAGGAACGCAGGGagcagagggaggagagaaGGGCAGAAAAGGAGCGGCAGCACGAGCTCCACCTGTTCACTATGCTCACAGGGGCTCTGTTCGCCACCACACAGGGGGCCCCTGCCACCACGCCATCCGACAGTCCCGTCTCACCTCTGGCTCATCTGTCAAGTCCTCCGCTGGCCACTGCCGGCCCCGCTGTCTCGTCATCTTTATCTCAGCCTCCTCCAGAAGCTCCCACAGCACAACCTGTTGCCACTCAGGAGACCAAAAAGTCCCAGCCCATATCTGTCAAGACCTGCCAAGTGTCACAGGATGTTTTGGCAACAATGATCGGCGCAGAGGCTCCCGGCCGCAGCGTGTACCTGTCCAGCCGAGGTAACAGCATCCGACAGAATCAAGGCATTCTCCAGGAGGGATTTATCCAGTATGCAATGGACAAACATCATCAAACAGACAATCCTGATGTAAGTAGGCATTGTGCTATAAAGAGAAATCAGAACCATAAATAATACTTatgctgttgttttctttttccagggCATTGTCAACTTGGGAACCAGTGAGAACAAACTATGCTATGATCTTCTTCATAAAAGAGTAAAATACATGATATTGTCACTTACATAATGACACAGTGCCAGAACTCTAAGGGGAGTTGCAGAGGAGGGAATTTTGTACAAAGTAAATTCACAAAGAGAATCAAGCATTTTTTATGGTAGGAATGAGGGCATATTTCTGTATAcaaggagaaaacatgaaatgatgTCACATTTTAGCTAAGATGAACATTGAACAACTTGTTTCATGGATTATTAGCTTCAAAGCTTGTTTGACATAGTCCACTTTgccttattttttaaaaagactatTTTCCTTCACATGAGAACCATTGAAGCTTCTCCAAAACAGAAGAATAATATAATTTAAGCCAAGTACCtgcttaaataataaacaagttgGGACTTGTTGAATTGTACAGATGATTACATCATCATAgagactaaatatttaagttcCACCACACATGCCTCATACAGCAATATGATTATCAGTAGCTTTAAATAACTTCCTATTATTCCAACTACTTCTACCGATGCTTCAATTTGTTACAGCTAACCAAGCCTGACATGTTGCATGTTGAGCCATCCCTGTTGCAGTAtgcagactggactgggcacgCTTTGTAAGACATTTCAGAGCACTTTCGttctcatttttaaagtaacatcTTATTAAAGCTTTACCTTAATAACAccagaaaactttattttataataatctttcaatcctGCCTTCCTTTGTTTAGCCTCAGAGAAGAAGTTGCAAAGTTCCTGTCTCACCACTGCTGCTCTCCCAAGCCACTAAGAGCTGATAATGTGAGTAAAGCATCAgggtttttgttaaagtttgatATCAGACATTTATAACCTACATAGATATAAAGAAGGAatctctaaaatattatttattttacagaggGAATAAATGTTG
Above is a window of Xiphophorus hellerii strain 12219 chromosome 2, Xiphophorus_hellerii-4.1, whole genome shotgun sequence DNA encoding:
- the accs gene encoding LOW QUALITY PROTEIN: 1-aminocyclopropane-1-carboxylate synthase-like protein 1 (The sequence of the model RefSeq protein was modified relative to this genomic sequence to represent the inferred CDS: deleted 1 base in 1 codon) produces the protein MDFRARRYERGSNWTDPEIVELLQLWSDESVQIELESSLRNQRVFDRIAHILREKGIYRSGDQCREKIKKMKLEYRRIKDNHKMRTWKFYDVMDRVLASRPAVSYSSLGGAVVAQQVFQGSCGSEAYLQGVPVGSFGPSSSGGFLFGQPPKAEDPLDIKCEDAEGNILNSGVAPPEMYYGSGDDQETDGQSLLDAEDTLGQPETSPNTRISPSGFRDMNASATSATHIGPVMQETSEQPSSETPHGSTSVKQRKRRRGGRASCGRSGGRESLDKALVSFLSWQQSAEERLLSLEEARLEREFQAEERREQREERRAEKERQHELHLFTMLTGALFATTQGAPATTPSDSPVSPLAHLSSPPLATAGPAVSSSLSQPPPEAPTAQPVATQETKKSQPISVKTCQVSQDVLATMIGAEAPGRSVYLSSRGNSIRQNQGILQEGFIQYAMDKHHQTDNPDGIVNLGTSENKLCYDLLHKRLTKPDMLHVEPSLLQYADWTGHAFLREEVAKFLSHHCCSPKPLRADNVVVMNGCGSLFSCIAAVICDPKDAILIPTPFYGVITEDVHLYSDVKLFHVPLDCEADGKESRHFHLTVEKLEAGLKKAKQEGWNIRALILMNPHNPLAELYTPKEMIAFLEFAKRNELHAIVDEVYMLTVFDESVTFRSVLSIESLPDPQRTHVMWGMSKDFAMAGIRIGTLYTVNTDLVEALAQLGSFHGLPGTLQHQVAQLLRDRDWINNEFLPENRRRLKNAHSLLTRELQSLGIPFLDRPAALYVWADLRKYLSKSSFEEELSLWRCFLKHKVLLSCGQAFSCSTPGWFRIVFADQQPQLQLGLKRIQEALRETKEKNTSSVTCSIKETDDGGKKTVKEGGDESDNTAIVNSTPQSKSSDQLKERDSPVPDTGLFGAEEFLLLDCQESKPAEGLDSLIGTLRHQIRSSDWLEKNTPVLSHGEDPEILDVFKSLLQRAKK